From the Desulfosarcina sp. BuS5 genome, one window contains:
- a CDS encoding type IV toxin-antitoxin system AbiEi family antitoxin domain-containing protein: protein MLPALRNLSLIEEFDYNFIKHALYKYKNPRIKINDLLKKGKIIRVKKGLYVFGPELAREPYSKETLANLIYGPSYISLEYALSFYDLIPERVEIITNVTNKRNKSFNTPIGIFSYRYINPSIYSYGITLCDVDKYHSILIATREKALSDILYFLDKMTDESQIEKYLSENLRLDMEALTDLNLGKVEKLGGLYGHNVNLFYHFLKEMK, encoded by the coding sequence ATGCTCCCCGCCCTGAGAAATTTGTCTTTAATTGAAGAATTTGATTATAATTTTATTAAGCATGCGCTTTATAAATACAAGAATCCACGTATCAAGATAAATGATCTTCTGAAAAAAGGTAAAATCATACGCGTCAAAAAAGGGCTTTACGTATTTGGCCCTGAACTGGCGCGCGAACCTTATTCAAAGGAAACACTTGCTAATCTGATTTACGGCCCTTCATATATTTCACTTGAGTATGCTCTTTCTTTTTACGATCTTATTCCTGAACGTGTAGAAATAATTACCAATGTGACAAACAAAAGAAATAAATCTTTTAATACACCCATCGGCATTTTCTCCTACAGATATATAAACCCTTCAATTTACTCTTATGGCATTACTCTTTGTGATGTTGACAAATATCATTCAATCTTAATAGCCACCAGGGAAAAGGCGCTTTCAGACATTCTCTATTTTTTGGATAAGATGACCGATGAATCTCAAATAGAAAAATATCTGTCTGAAAATTTGAGATTAGACATGGAAGCTCTTACAGATTTGAATCTGGGGAAAGTTGAAAAGCTGGGCGGCCTCTATGGACATAATGTAAATCTTTTTTATCATTTTTTGAAGGAAATGAAATGA
- a CDS encoding nucleotidyl transferase AbiEii/AbiGii toxin family protein, whose amino-acid sequence MNDAVGIMLDRYNCKSINDYENALKEIIQEIALLGLWRSKFFEKAAFYGGSALRILYGLDRFSEVLDFSLLKKDEDFSLTKVLPIVKTKNKVF is encoded by the coding sequence ATGAATGATGCAGTAGGTATAATGCTTGATCGGTATAATTGCAAAAGCATAAATGACTATGAAAATGCGCTAAAGGAGATTATCCAGGAAATAGCCCTGCTTGGCCTCTGGCGATCAAAATTTTTTGAGAAAGCCGCTTTTTATGGGGGATCTGCATTAAGAATATTATATGGTCTTGATCGATTTTCTGAAGTTCTTGATTTTTCGCTTCTTAAAAAAGATGAGGATTTTTCGCTGACTAAGGTACTCCCCATTGTCAAGACAAAAAACAAGGTTTTTTAA